A single Mesotoga sp. UBA6090 DNA region contains:
- the feoB gene encoding ferrous iron transport protein B — MPSKGALVEENVIDIALAGNPNVGKTAVFNALTGMHQKIGNWPGVTIEKKEGVFSFGGIKARVVDLPGIYGLNAFSIDERISRDYLVSSKLDLVLSIIDSTNLQRNLYLTLELIEMGMNVIVVLNMQDELEAHDISIDTKGMARELGVPVVMISALKSTGIKDLKDKIVEYRGKITSRTDRKFHDQRIEEAIRKIESLVSHSDICNELDPRWLSIKLIERDPEYRMVLERASSGIKSAVDQIVSDLEKSIGDASVAIAQERYRSIQEIDTNFVKKNTDRIDFTDRLDKVLTNRWLGIPIFFFLMWLTFQVTFTVGNFFLEQIEIGFEWLSESATSLLAGNVPEIVVSLVSDGIIGGVGSVMVFVPNIFFLFLMIGVLESSGYMSRAAFVMDRLMHKIGLHGKSFIPMIIGFGCTVPAIMATRTLESRKDRLITMLVSPFMSCSARLPIYLTFTSIFFSKHQSTVVFSIYVIGIVAAIGTARLFKSTILKGESSPFLLELPPYRPPMVKETLRFAGSKSLMFLKRAGTIIFIVVLVIWALATFPAGVEYGSRESYVGVIGSTIAPLMKPMGIDHWESGVAVVMGGLAKEVVVGTYQTLVGEGNLELTLSEYFTPLSAYAFMLFTLLYMPCVAVFGAIWREAGVKWALFTAIYTTVFAFIVASLVFQIGSLFLG, encoded by the coding sequence ATGCCGTCAAAGGGCGCTTTGGTAGAAGAAAACGTTATAGATATCGCACTGGCTGGTAATCCCAATGTGGGAAAAACAGCGGTGTTCAATGCTCTGACAGGGATGCACCAAAAGATAGGAAATTGGCCCGGAGTTACGATAGAGAAGAAGGAAGGGGTATTTTCCTTCGGCGGAATTAAGGCAAGAGTAGTCGATTTACCGGGAATATACGGCTTGAATGCCTTTTCGATAGATGAAAGAATCTCCCGTGATTATCTGGTTTCCAGCAAGCTCGATCTGGTTTTGTCGATAATCGACAGCACGAACCTACAGAGAAACCTTTATCTCACTCTTGAACTAATCGAAATGGGTATGAACGTTATTGTGGTTCTGAATATGCAGGACGAGCTGGAGGCTCACGATATCTCAATTGATACGAAAGGCATGGCCAGAGAACTCGGAGTACCGGTCGTTATGATTTCGGCATTGAAAAGCACCGGCATTAAGGACCTTAAGGACAAGATTGTCGAGTATAGGGGAAAGATTACGTCTAGAACAGATAGAAAGTTTCACGACCAGAGAATAGAAGAGGCGATTAGGAAGATAGAGTCCCTGGTATCGCATTCCGATATTTGCAATGAGCTAGACCCCAGATGGTTATCCATAAAACTCATTGAAAGGGACCCCGAGTACAGAATGGTACTTGAAAGAGCTTCAAGTGGTATAAAAAGCGCAGTCGATCAAATCGTTTCAGACCTCGAAAAATCTATCGGAGATGCTTCTGTAGCAATTGCCCAGGAAAGGTACAGATCGATTCAGGAGATCGACACGAACTTTGTGAAAAAAAACACCGATCGGATTGATTTCACAGATAGACTTGACAAAGTACTCACCAATAGATGGCTTGGAATCCCGATATTCTTCTTTCTGATGTGGCTGACCTTTCAGGTAACCTTTACGGTCGGAAACTTCTTTCTTGAACAGATAGAGATCGGCTTCGAATGGCTATCTGAATCTGCAACTTCTCTGCTTGCGGGAAACGTGCCGGAAATAGTGGTCTCTCTTGTTTCGGATGGAATTATCGGGGGTGTGGGAAGCGTCATGGTATTCGTTCCTAACATCTTCTTCTTGTTCCTCATGATCGGGGTTCTCGAATCGTCAGGGTACATGTCCAGGGCTGCATTTGTCATGGACAGGTTGATGCACAAGATCGGGCTTCACGGCAAGTCTTTCATACCTATGATAATCGGATTCGGATGCACCGTTCCTGCAATTATGGCGACGAGGACCCTTGAATCGAGAAAGGACCGGCTGATCACTATGCTTGTTTCGCCTTTCATGTCATGCAGCGCGAGATTGCCGATCTATCTTACCTTCACCAGTATATTCTTCTCAAAACACCAGAGTACCGTTGTGTTCAGTATCTATGTGATCGGTATCGTAGCTGCCATTGGAACGGCGAGGTTATTCAAGAGTACGATCCTTAAGGGGGAAAGCTCGCCGTTTTTGCTTGAACTTCCGCCGTACAGACCGCCAATGGTTAAAGAGACTCTTAGATTTGCGGGAAGCAAGAGCCTTATGTTTCTCAAGAGGGCCGGCACTATTATCTTTATTGTTGTCCTGGTGATCTGGGCTCTGGCAACCTTCCCGGCTGGAGTGGAGTATGGCTCCAGAGAAAGCTATGTAGGCGTTATTGGTTCAACTATCGCTCCACTCATGAAGCCGATGGGAATTGATCACTGGGAGAGCGGGGTTGCAGTTGTGATGGGAGGTCTCGCAAAGGAAGTCGTGGTCGGGACTTATCAGACGCTGGTAGGAGAAGGTAACCTCGAACTGACCTTGAGTGAGTATTTCACACCACTCTCGGCGTATGCCTTCATGCTTTTCACATTGCTATACATGCCATGCGTAGCGGTATTTGGCGCAATCTGGAGGGAAGCTGGAGTCAAATGGGCCCTCTTCACGGCTATCTATACAACTGTATTTGCATTCATTGTTGCTTCTCTCGTATTTCAAATTGGCAGTTTGTTTCTTGGCTGA
- a CDS encoding FeoA family protein: MSSRVSERFFLSNVRRGRCRIVDLSRCETQRSRLRSIGLIENAVVEVMRGSAEGMLILLIGESRMGLSNSLASRIVVEPVDERVCFVDGGEGNNAVKGRFGRRKRYRYRTGW, encoded by the coding sequence TTGTCGTCGAGAGTATCTGAGAGATTCTTTCTCAGCAACGTGCGACGAGGCCGCTGCAGAATAGTTGATCTTTCAAGATGCGAAACGCAGAGATCCAGACTGCGAAGCATTGGTCTTATCGAAAACGCTGTTGTTGAAGTTATGAGGGGCTCGGCCGAGGGGATGTTGATTCTTCTAATAGGGGAGTCTCGGATGGGTCTGAGCAACTCTCTTGCAAGCAGAATAGTAGTGGAACCAGTGGACGAAAGAGTCTGCTTTGTAGATGGAGGGGAGGGGAACAATGCCGTCAAAGGGCGCTTTGGTAGAAGAAAACGTTATAGATATCGCACTGGCTGGTAA
- a CDS encoding DtxR family transcriptional regulator: MGISESLEDYLKSVYQIQIEKDFARVKDVVEILGVKTSSVISALKKLSENGLVDYEKYRYIRLTQAGLMQASLLFEKHNSLKTFLEEVLYIESRKAGELAHGLEHHLNQELLTKMEAVTRFFAEDPELLKKLQTYVDDYEKESQVTLDRQESGKVYRVEAVRGDPELKRRLLSMGVLPGTEIFLEAIAPLGDPIEIKVRGYRLSLRKKEARAVVVESI, translated from the coding sequence ATGGGTATTTCCGAGAGCCTTGAAGATTATCTGAAGTCTGTATATCAAATACAGATTGAGAAGGACTTTGCACGCGTAAAAGATGTAGTTGAAATTCTTGGAGTCAAGACTTCTTCAGTGATTTCTGCACTTAAGAAGCTTAGTGAGAATGGACTTGTTGACTACGAGAAGTACAGGTATATTAGGCTGACCCAGGCCGGGCTAATGCAGGCCAGTCTATTGTTTGAGAAACACAATTCGCTTAAGACTTTCCTTGAAGAGGTTTTGTACATTGAGTCTCGCAAAGCAGGCGAGCTTGCACATGGTCTCGAGCATCATCTTAATCAGGAATTGCTGACGAAAATGGAAGCCGTTACGAGGTTTTTCGCCGAGGACCCCGAGCTCCTCAAAAAGTTGCAGACTTACGTTGACGATTATGAAAAGGAGTCACAAGTAACTCTCGACAGACAAGAAAGCGGAAAGGTCTACAGGGTCGAGGCCGTCAGGGGCGATCCCGAGTTGAAGAGACGTCTCTTGAGCATGGGAGTGCTTCCGGGAACAGAGATTTTCCTTGAGGCTATCGCTCCTCTGGGAGATCCCATCGAAATAAAGGTGCGGGGGTACAGACTAAGTCTTCGTAAGAAGGAGGCGAGGGCCGTTGTCGTCGAGAGTATCTGA
- a CDS encoding histidine phosphatase family protein has translation MSTMFFLHHGQSQPNGENRSANGNDGYLTDQRRRQAEKASAFLLSKAIRKVSTSPIHRAVQTAEIVCSKWGLTPIVIDEIREFSVGIFEGKKIAGQARELYVDLKKRWAAREMDTRISEGESHREIIDRLWKGIEYALEEDSGDPVLMVSHGGPLWLFYICVIIWISPPFTSKKESS, from the coding sequence ATGTCTACGATGTTTTTCTTGCACCATGGACAGAGTCAACCGAATGGTGAGAACCGTTCTGCGAATGGAAATGATGGTTATCTGACAGATCAGCGGAGGAGACAGGCGGAAAAGGCATCTGCATTTCTGCTTTCCAAAGCGATCCGGAAGGTTTCCACTTCACCGATTCACAGAGCCGTTCAGACGGCAGAGATTGTCTGCTCAAAATGGGGGCTCACGCCAATTGTGATAGATGAAATCAGAGAATTCTCCGTAGGCATCTTCGAAGGAAAGAAAATTGCCGGACAAGCCAGGGAGTTGTACGTCGATTTGAAAAAGAGGTGGGCTGCTAGGGAAATGGACACAAGAATCTCGGAAGGCGAAAGCCACCGCGAGATAATCGACAGGCTTTGGAAAGGTATTGAATATGCACTCGAAGAGGATTCTGGAGATCCGGTTTTAATGGTTAGCCATGGCGGTCCCCTCTGGCTCTTCTATATATGTGTGATAATCTGGATATCACCACCTTTTACGAGCAAGAAGGAGTCTTCATAA
- a CDS encoding 8-oxoguanine deaminase translates to MKTVLKNIDYLVTMNEKREELKDAYVTVEDGIIVDVGRETPPPGGVEIDLAGRIITPGFVNTHHHFYQSLFRSVKEVASAKLFDWLVFLYERWKNLDNEAIYVSSKVAIYEMISSGVTTTTDMLYLHPTGRKEFIDSEIEAARSTGVRFHPTRGSMSLSRKDGGLPPDTVVQSEKEIIEDSVRLIEKYHDREKHSMLRIALAPCSPFSVTEESMVRTAELAGQYDVLLHTHLAETRDEDDFCIEKKGLRPVDFMEKVGWLNERSWFAHLVWLSDEDIKKLAEHDCGMAHCPSSNMRLGSGIARVKEMKEAGMRISLAVDGSSSNDTGNMLLEIRNALMLQRVLKGADALSPRDVLEFATLGGAKVLRMDDYIGSIEPGKSADLAAFRLDTLSMAGGLSDPVASLVLCDPHKSDLVMIDGKIRVQNGRIIDVELPELIKKQNEISLKLVSS, encoded by the coding sequence TTGAAAACAGTACTCAAGAACATAGACTATCTTGTGACAATGAATGAAAAGAGAGAGGAGTTGAAAGACGCTTATGTCACCGTCGAAGATGGAATAATCGTCGATGTCGGCAGGGAAACTCCTCCTCCGGGTGGCGTGGAGATCGACCTCGCCGGACGGATCATCACTCCCGGCTTTGTCAACACTCATCATCATTTTTATCAGTCGCTCTTCCGCAGCGTGAAGGAAGTCGCCTCCGCCAAGCTGTTCGACTGGCTGGTCTTCCTGTACGAGAGGTGGAAGAACCTGGACAACGAAGCGATATATGTCAGCAGCAAAGTCGCTATCTACGAAATGATATCATCCGGCGTGACAACGACAACCGACATGCTCTACCTTCACCCAACGGGAAGGAAAGAGTTCATCGACAGCGAAATAGAAGCGGCCCGCAGTACCGGGGTGAGATTTCACCCCACCAGGGGCTCGATGTCTCTCTCCAGAAAAGACGGAGGCTTACCCCCCGACACTGTTGTTCAGAGCGAGAAAGAGATAATCGAGGACTCCGTAAGACTAATAGAGAAGTATCACGATAGAGAGAAACACTCGATGCTGCGGATAGCTCTGGCGCCCTGTTCTCCCTTCTCGGTGACTGAAGAGTCGATGGTCAGGACGGCCGAACTCGCCGGGCAGTACGACGTGCTTCTTCACACACATCTCGCCGAAACGAGGGACGAAGACGATTTCTGTATCGAGAAAAAGGGATTGAGACCGGTCGATTTCATGGAAAAGGTCGGCTGGCTTAACGAGCGAAGCTGGTTCGCCCATCTCGTATGGTTAAGCGACGAAGACATAAAGAAACTTGCCGAGCATGACTGCGGCATGGCTCACTGCCCTTCCTCAAACATGAGACTTGGATCGGGAATCGCCCGTGTGAAAGAGATGAAGGAAGCTGGAATGAGAATCAGCCTTGCCGTTGACGGAAGCTCATCGAACGATACAGGAAACATGCTTCTTGAGATACGAAATGCCCTGATGCTTCAGAGAGTTCTCAAAGGAGCCGATGCCCTTTCGCCGAGGGATGTTCTGGAATTTGCGACGCTGGGTGGAGCGAAGGTCTTGAGAATGGACGACTACATCGGTTCGATCGAGCCGGGAAAGTCTGCCGACTTGGCCGCTTTCAGACTGGACACTCTCTCGATGGCCGGTGGGCTATCCGATCCGGTGGCTTCTCTCGTTCTCTGCGACCCTCACAAGAGCGACCTGGTTATGATTGACGGAAAGATCCGCGTCCAGAACGGCAGGATTATTGACGTAGAACTACCCGAACTAATAAAAAAACAGAACGAAATATCCCTCAAGTTGGTAAGCAGCTGA
- a CDS encoding AAA family ATPase produces the protein MRITSIDLENFRSHSRYSETFEKGINLILGRNGSGKSSIIEAIGLALFGGGLRDKQEDAIKWNERRSRITVTFLADDGLEYRVEKVFGTGSSHELHQGDLLIARGKENVIEKIRIICGLQGDISKTFENVIVAFQNRIADQFLGSPAARRDYFNRVFQVDLYRKISTDFMRSYLTDLRNENEAIEREIAFMEQQMERKAEVEERVKTLSEDLSRAKEELKSLEDALKKVKAERLRLEEIGRELSSKRGQFEQQLKSLRDEAGSLKGNLRQRERAVEAKEIVDKSREGHDLYERLLEKENALSAEKRRLEGLGERSAAIEKRIAELQTEVARFSGALSNSEERLEESEKQFEELKKEREELRRKMEEAEREGGKKREAYNLCLSRKEAFRVILEEYRKPERRLAALEDLLKSLGETEGSEGLNERLAKIDESIERAKQEVLLLEQLNEASVSKASRRKALEEYRGSLAVGICPLLDEKCKNIENRRDYEGYIEGLINRLSSGERELSKKIAEVKESPARLGKLAEERALILNTIEETDKKLKEKSNLEKEKLDLTERVKSFLLQLSAISGESGEIDEMSESVEEDIRNASTELELQKKHISTLKNQIEERDSRLEEIKSKIKSLNELKKKTEEAITSRSSETDAQKSIVKEFAEELGKLPGLRADIEEIRRAMVLNKSDYERFNKYVNLAGYLEEYSSLCRASLERCRKKAAGVTGLREEILALEKSFDYGRLEELKADETKAEEGYALKRDETISTGRDIVSLRAELKNFAEMEEKKKLKKRAGEKTSRKIKLGEMIRDNLNLTGERITAGFRDAIERKATLDYQRISGTEESIRWNEDYEVSVKASEYGDGSVRSFANLSGGEQVLVSLCLRAAMTGVLSGARFAVFDEPTSNLDKERKELLAHSLRELFGELDQSIIVTHDDVFSEMAQKVIRLNGRDEGESL, from the coding sequence TTGAGGATTACTTCGATAGATCTCGAGAACTTCCGCAGTCACTCCAGATATTCCGAAACCTTCGAGAAGGGAATAAACCTCATCCTGGGAAGAAACGGCTCGGGGAAATCATCGATCATCGAAGCTATCGGACTGGCCCTCTTCGGAGGAGGACTGCGCGACAAACAGGAAGACGCAATCAAGTGGAACGAGAGAAGGTCGAGAATAACCGTGACTTTTCTGGCCGACGACGGTCTGGAGTACAGGGTCGAGAAAGTCTTCGGAACCGGTTCAAGTCACGAGCTGCATCAGGGGGACCTTCTCATTGCCCGCGGGAAGGAAAACGTGATAGAGAAGATCAGAATCATCTGCGGTCTTCAGGGAGACATCTCGAAGACATTCGAGAACGTGATAGTAGCTTTTCAGAACAGGATCGCCGATCAATTCCTCGGCAGTCCTGCTGCGAGAAGGGACTATTTCAACAGGGTCTTCCAGGTCGACCTTTACAGGAAGATTTCAACGGATTTCATGCGCAGTTATCTCACCGACCTGAGGAATGAGAACGAAGCTATCGAGAGAGAGATAGCCTTCATGGAGCAGCAAATGGAGAGAAAGGCAGAAGTTGAAGAGAGGGTGAAGACTCTCTCGGAGGATCTTTCGAGGGCAAAAGAGGAACTTAAGTCTCTGGAAGATGCCCTCAAAAAAGTCAAAGCAGAGAGACTGCGCCTCGAGGAAATTGGAAGAGAGCTCTCTTCGAAGAGAGGACAGTTTGAGCAGCAACTGAAGTCATTGAGGGACGAAGCTGGCTCGCTGAAAGGCAACCTTAGGCAAAGAGAAAGGGCGGTCGAGGCCAAAGAAATCGTTGACAAAAGCAGGGAAGGCCACGATCTCTATGAGAGACTGCTGGAGAAAGAAAATGCCCTAAGCGCCGAAAAAAGGAGGCTGGAAGGCCTTGGCGAGCGTTCGGCAGCTATTGAGAAGAGAATCGCTGAACTACAGACAGAAGTTGCCCGCTTTAGCGGAGCGCTCTCGAATTCGGAGGAAAGACTGGAAGAGAGCGAGAAGCAATTCGAAGAACTGAAAAAGGAACGAGAAGAGCTAAGAAGGAAGATGGAAGAGGCGGAACGCGAGGGAGGCAAGAAGCGAGAAGCCTACAACCTGTGTCTTTCGAGGAAAGAGGCGTTTAGGGTGATCCTCGAAGAATACAGGAAGCCCGAGCGGCGGCTGGCTGCTCTTGAAGATCTCTTAAAGAGCCTTGGAGAAACGGAGGGTTCTGAGGGACTTAATGAAAGGCTGGCGAAAATCGACGAAAGTATAGAAAGAGCGAAGCAGGAGGTCCTTCTCTTGGAACAGCTGAACGAGGCCAGTGTCAGCAAGGCTTCCCGGAGAAAGGCGCTTGAAGAATACAGAGGCTCACTCGCCGTTGGTATCTGTCCGCTCCTGGATGAGAAATGCAAGAACATCGAAAATAGAAGAGATTATGAAGGATACATCGAAGGCCTTATAAACCGGCTTTCTTCGGGTGAAAGAGAGCTATCGAAAAAGATTGCAGAGGTTAAGGAAAGCCCGGCGAGGCTTGGCAAACTGGCGGAGGAGAGGGCTCTTATCCTCAACACAATAGAAGAGACCGATAAGAAACTGAAGGAAAAGTCTAATCTAGAAAAAGAGAAGCTTGACCTTACGGAGAGAGTAAAGAGCTTCCTTCTTCAGCTTTCGGCGATTTCCGGAGAGTCAGGAGAGATAGACGAGATGAGCGAGAGCGTAGAGGAAGATATTAGAAATGCCTCCACCGAGCTCGAGCTTCAAAAGAAACACATTTCCACGCTCAAGAATCAGATTGAAGAAAGGGATTCGCGTCTGGAAGAAATCAAGAGCAAGATCAAATCTCTCAACGAACTGAAGAAAAAGACGGAGGAAGCAATCACTTCCCGGTCGAGCGAAACCGATGCTCAGAAAAGCATTGTTAAGGAATTTGCGGAGGAACTTGGAAAGCTTCCCGGATTGAGAGCGGATATCGAAGAGATTCGCAGAGCGATGGTTCTTAATAAAAGCGATTATGAAAGATTCAACAAGTATGTGAATCTTGCTGGCTATCTCGAGGAGTACTCAAGTCTCTGCCGCGCCTCGCTCGAAAGATGCAGAAAGAAGGCGGCCGGAGTGACGGGCCTCAGAGAGGAGATTCTTGCTCTTGAGAAGAGCTTCGATTATGGCCGTCTCGAAGAGCTGAAGGCAGACGAGACAAAGGCCGAAGAAGGTTATGCTCTCAAACGAGACGAAACAATATCCACCGGCAGGGATATAGTTTCTCTACGGGCAGAGCTGAAGAACTTCGCAGAGATGGAAGAAAAGAAGAAGCTCAAGAAGAGAGCCGGCGAAAAGACTTCCAGGAAAATCAAACTCGGAGAGATGATCAGAGACAATCTCAATCTCACCGGGGAGAGAATAACCGCCGGATTTCGGGATGCGATAGAACGAAAGGCGACCCTGGACTATCAGCGAATATCCGGCACCGAAGAGTCAATAAGATGGAACGAAGATTACGAAGTCTCTGTCAAAGCATCCGAATACGGCGACGGTAGCGTCAGAAGTTTCGCGAATCTCTCTGGTGGGGAGCAGGTATTGGTCTCTCTTTGTTTGAGAGCTGCAATGACGGGGGTTCTGAGCGGAGCGAGGTTTGCCGTCTTCGACGAGCCGACATCGAATCTCGACAAGGAGAGAAAAGAATTGCTTGCCCATTCTCTCAGAGAGCTCTTCGGTGAGCTCGATCAGTCAATAATAGTTACTCACGATGACGTCTTCTCTGAAATGGCGCAGAAGGTAATAAGACTGAACGGCAGGGATGAAGGCGAATCTCTTTGA
- a CDS encoding metallophosphoesterase family protein produces MRFLHCSDIHLGRRPIGSPNSPYSSARYEDYFSAFDYVVEWAVQNKPEAFFITGDLFDKRDINPDTLARTQSILSRLKENGIRTLAIEGNHDKSFSANESWLRFLHETEYLELLCPVQGEKDIVFPYVSIEGFKVFGLGYPGFMAEEMILRASSLLEGKDNIILIHTAPGNDNFIPGLVSPEALKILRSKVIYAGGGHLHSQLAFPVEEPFFFVPGSLEYWDVWERDRKGFYVFDTETGRADFHDSRRRERQEFSVFPGEGDDLDEFVDEHEIHGGAIVLVTVTGSGEFYVDPVRLEREIESSGALKAFVRVRRTDREITLDDYRLMSARDIEREVILGSREWKELGAKGEDLVGAIEKMKQSQEDGRYDLFKESVDALLEAIVGGGS; encoded by the coding sequence TTGAGATTCCTTCACTGCTCCGATATTCACCTGGGGAGAAGACCTATCGGCTCCCCGAACAGCCCGTATTCGTCTGCAAGGTATGAAGACTATTTTTCAGCCTTTGACTATGTAGTTGAGTGGGCAGTACAGAACAAGCCGGAGGCCTTCTTCATAACTGGTGATCTCTTTGACAAGAGAGACATAAATCCCGATACACTTGCCAGAACACAGAGTATTCTCTCCAGATTGAAAGAAAACGGGATCAGGACATTGGCAATAGAGGGGAACCACGACAAGAGTTTCAGCGCAAACGAGTCCTGGCTGAGATTTCTCCATGAGACAGAGTATCTGGAGTTGCTCTGCCCGGTTCAGGGAGAAAAGGACATTGTCTTTCCGTACGTCAGTATCGAAGGATTCAAGGTGTTCGGACTTGGCTATCCCGGCTTCATGGCCGAGGAGATGATCCTCAGGGCTTCTTCTCTTCTTGAAGGTAAAGACAATATAATACTTATCCACACCGCGCCCGGGAACGACAACTTCATTCCCGGTCTTGTGTCACCCGAAGCGTTGAAGATTCTTAGGTCGAAGGTGATCTATGCCGGGGGCGGGCATCTGCATTCTCAACTCGCTTTTCCTGTAGAAGAGCCGTTCTTCTTCGTGCCCGGATCGCTCGAATACTGGGACGTCTGGGAGAGAGATAGAAAGGGGTTTTACGTATTCGATACCGAGACCGGAAGAGCCGATTTTCACGACTCTCGCAGGAGGGAAAGACAGGAATTCTCCGTTTTTCCCGGCGAAGGCGACGACCTTGACGAGTTTGTCGATGAACATGAGATTCATGGAGGAGCCATAGTACTGGTAACGGTAACAGGAAGCGGAGAGTTCTACGTAGATCCCGTGCGTTTGGAGAGAGAGATAGAGTCTTCCGGAGCCCTTAAGGCCTTTGTTAGAGTCCGGAGAACGGATAGAGAAATCACCCTCGACGACTACAGGCTGATGAGCGCGAGGGATATCGAACGAGAAGTCATACTCGGCTCCAGGGAGTGGAAGGAACTCGGAGCAAAAGGCGAGGACCTTGTGGGCGCAATAGAAAAGATGAAGCAGTCTCAGGAAGACGGAAGGTATGACCTGTTCAAAGAATCTGTAGATGCCCTTCTTGAAGCCATAGTTGGTGGTGGCTCTTGA
- a CDS encoding PPC domain-containing DNA-binding protein, whose translation MIFGKGERLLFFRFEDGEDFIDAFVQALSENGLDSLVVISGIGMLRDFKIGWFNMATKQYETEYISAPHELLHVSGNVSLKGSSPFPHLHVALSGPSRSAVGGHLFGGTVCNTTELFAVRTGDLKLIRDASGAATPLEFRK comes from the coding sequence ATGATTTTCGGGAAAGGTGAGAGACTACTATTCTTTCGCTTCGAGGATGGAGAGGATTTTATTGATGCATTTGTTCAAGCCCTTTCGGAAAATGGGCTTGATTCGCTCGTGGTTATTAGTGGAATCGGTATGTTGAGAGACTTCAAGATCGGCTGGTTCAACATGGCTACAAAGCAATATGAGACGGAGTATATCTCAGCGCCACATGAACTTCTTCATGTTTCGGGAAACGTATCGCTCAAAGGCAGCTCTCCATTTCCACATCTTCATGTAGCGCTTTCAGGACCTTCAAGAAGCGCAGTTGGAGGCCACCTGTTCGGAGGAACAGTGTGCAATACGACGGAGCTCTTTGCCGTCAGGACCGGCGACCTGAAACTCATCAGAGATGCTTCCGGCGCCGCAACGCCTCTGGAATTCAGAAAGTGA
- a CDS encoding methyltransferase family protein, producing the protein MFGQLIFFIVLIFWVGFDIHLFFFHNRRISVRLQEKRSKYIMLAFVLSGMFGAVAVDGNSNEAFMVPFLPHRYVGVALMVFAVIVRFLVVRQLGPSFAIDVGALPGEELRTDGLFKVIRHPAYAAEITGFLGLALVFDYPLSSILAFILPTTGILYRIAVEEKDLKQVFGDAYKEYCKKTWRLIPYVF; encoded by the coding sequence TTGTTTGGTCAACTGATTTTCTTCATCGTTCTCATTTTCTGGGTCGGATTCGACATTCATCTTTTCTTCTTTCATAACAGAAGAATCAGCGTGCGCCTTCAGGAGAAGAGATCCAAGTACATAATGCTTGCCTTCGTTCTATCGGGCATGTTTGGAGCGGTGGCTGTCGATGGAAATTCTAACGAAGCATTTATGGTTCCCTTTCTTCCGCATAGATATGTCGGTGTCGCACTGATGGTATTCGCCGTCATTGTCCGTTTCCTGGTAGTCCGCCAGCTCGGTCCTTCGTTCGCGATCGATGTAGGAGCGCTTCCCGGTGAAGAGCTCAGGACCGACGGACTGTTCAAAGTAATCCGTCATCCTGCTTATGCCGCCGAGATAACAGGGTTTCTTGGTCTTGCTCTCGTCTTCGATTACCCGTTGAGTTCGATCCTTGCTTTCATACTCCCGACGACGGGCATCCTGTACAGAATTGCAGTGGAGGAAAAAGATCTCAAACAGGTCTTTGGAGATGCTTATAAAGAATACTGCAAGAAGACGTGGCGGCTAATTCCCTACGTGTTTTAA
- a CDS encoding secondary thiamine-phosphate synthase enzyme YjbQ, with the protein MKSYRRELFFNTATRREIINITPDVERALGESGIQEGLLLVNAMHITASVFINDNESGLHNDFEKWLERLAPEKPYSQYEHNGFEDNADAHLKRTIMGREVVVAITNGRLDFGPWEQIFYYELDGMRRKRVLIKIIGD; encoded by the coding sequence TTGAAATCATACAGGAGAGAACTCTTTTTCAACACCGCAACCAGGCGAGAGATAATCAACATCACTCCAGATGTTGAAAGAGCGCTCGGAGAAAGCGGGATCCAAGAAGGACTTCTACTCGTGAACGCCATGCACATAACTGCAAGTGTTTTCATCAACGACAACGAATCCGGGCTTCATAATGACTTCGAAAAGTGGCTGGAAAGGCTTGCGCCCGAGAAACCTTACTCGCAGTATGAACACAACGGATTCGAGGACAATGCCGATGCTCACCTCAAGAGAACGATTATGGGAAGAGAGGTTGTTGTTGCCATAACAAATGGGAGGCTCGACTTCGGACCATGGGAGCAGATCTTCTACTATGAACTGGACGGTATGAGAAGAAAGCGAGTTCTGATAAAAATAATCGGCGATTAA